The Eleginops maclovinus isolate JMC-PN-2008 ecotype Puerto Natales chromosome 10, JC_Emac_rtc_rv5, whole genome shotgun sequence nucleotide sequence GCACTGTGGCAAAACTCGGACTGTCTTCTTACAGGTACACATCTGCAGCCCAAACAAGTCTATCTTGATGTAGCAATCAATTCTGTTAGATTGTGTCTGAACAAATGTGACTGTCTGTCAGCTAAATGAATCATTTGAAACCTAAGGGTAGTACTTTTTTGATCCCAGGAAAGAAATTGGAATAAAATACTTAACTTCAGTAAAAAATTGAATGATGTTGAATTATTGCACAAAAGTTGGATTCTGCACTAAAATGAATTGCTCTGAAATCCTAAAACTataattggtttatttatttttttcattctttcagTATCCCATGGACAAGAACAAGGGCATGAAGGTGCCGGTTCAGATCCGAGTGAACATGTGGCTCGGTCTGTCTGCACACGAGAAGAAGTTCAACTCCTTCTCTGAGGGAACCTTCAGCGTGTTCGCAGAGCTGGTACATCACTGCAGAAATAAAACTAGCATTGTGTATTTCAGCTGTCTGGTCAGCATCTAAAACTAAGTGTTTGCCTTGCAGTATGAGAACCAGGCCGCGGTGTTTGGGAAGTGGGGGACCACGGGACTAGTGGGGCGCCACAAATTTTCAGACGTTACAGGCAAATTGAAGCTGAAACAAGAGCACTTCATGCCCCCGAGAGGATGGGAGTGGGAGGACGACTGGTTCATCGACCCAGAGAAAGCGTGAGTCGCACTGCAGACAGcatctttctttctgtaaaATACAAATTGACCAAAGGAAGACCTTATGATTTGTTCTTTCAGAATTCAAACTACTTACATATTAGGGGAAAGAAACTTGAATTTCTCTGAATGTGATCGAAGTTGCAGTGCTGATTTATAACTGTTGAAAGTGGTCTCTTCCCATTGAAGGCACACATTGGGTGGACCTCACTGGAGGAAGTGGGCTActtctgcttttgtttacaTTCCTCTCATGCTTTAGACCAGGATTGAATGTTAAAGTATCAGCCTGTTTAGTTTTCCATGCTAACGTCGTACATTTCTGTGAGCAAGTCCCTCACTAGCACTGACTGCTGTATTTCCCCTATGTACAGATATGtgacaaaacaaaggaaaaaggcataaaaagctttaaaagaCAACTTAATTTATTATACAATCTAACATTTTGCAGCCATTTGCTTATCATAAGTGAACTACTACAATATATGGAAAATAACAAGAGGAACACACACTTAAATGCTTGAATTTGATGAATGGCCAACAGTTGTGTTACTACCAACCGTCAGTAAACCCATTCTTTCTCCCACTGCACTTCATGTTGGAAATTGTCTGGTAGCATAAGTGTATTTTCTGGTACGACCACTAGAGGGTGCCatagttctctctctctcacacacacacacacacacacacacacacacacacacacacacacacacacgtcctttttgtaaaatgttttaacacaCCGATGGTACTTACTGCATGTCTGCCTTTTATGTTGCAGTCTCCTAACAGAGGCAGATGCTGGACACACTGAGTTCATGGACGAGGTGTTCAAAAATGAGAGTCGCTTCCCCGGTGGACAGTGGAAGGACGCCTCGGAGCCCTTCACTGATGTGGTGAGAACAACACGCTGACATGCaaataatgtgcagcgagggTTTAAATATAACACAAGCTCAATTCATATGTTTCCTCTTCGCTGTGACACTACAGAAACCCGTAGAGGCAAGAGGGAAAACGACATTTGcatgaacctttttttttctaagtcTGATCCACATAGTGAAATGACTTTAGAGGCGGTCGAAAAAATAAGGTTTAGCTTATCcctactttttctttcttctgtaaATGGATAGAAACAAGTTTActcaaaaaattaaaaaataaagataatggaacctttttaaagcaacaggtaaaaagtagcataaatatGGTACTGGATAAACTTTTCTCCCCCCAAGATGAGTAATCTTTTAGCTATTCTTGGTCTGCCAAAACACAGGAGTAGgccaaaacacatgaagaatatgaccaaacaataaaaatgagCTTACTGTGTAATTTTGTTGCACAGAATGGAGAGAAGAGCCGGAACACTGAGGAGTTCGAGCTTCCTCCAGGTTGGATGTGGGAGGACAAGTGGTCCGTGGATGTCAACAGAGCCGTGGATGATGAAGGTGCAGGCACTAAAATTCAGAGAGTAGTCTTCTTCCAGATGTTTGAAGTCATAGCTAATCATTCAGAAAGGCTGCATTAGaacatgaacatttttcttATAAATGTTTCCTGATTTTCTAGGGCTCAGACTTACTCCTTGCTAGCTCATAATGATAATCATAAAATTGAACTCGCATGGGGAAATTCAAACCATGTGTTCTTGTTTCCCGAACAATAATGAAACTAACTTTGAATTGTTCGTTTGCGCATTCAACAGGATGGGAGTATGGAGTCACTATTCCCCCAGATGATAAGCCCAAATCATGGGTCTCTGCAGAGAAGGTTTACCACGTCCACCGCAGGAAGAGGCTGTTCCGACCGCGCAAGAGAGCAGCACAGCCTGCAGGAGGCCCTGTACAGGTCAGCATAGGGCAGTGCTATGTATCTAATGtgacatcatttattaaataaaagaagctaattgtgcaaattctGATCATGTGACAAAGATGGATTGAGACTAATATTCAAGTGTCTTTTTCCCGTACTTTCTAATCTTGCATTACTAATGATTGCAGTCAGAAAAACaccatttgtttctttgctcaCAGAGGAGGGACCAAGGTGACCCTGAAGGCTGGGAATtctcctctctgattggctggaagTTCCACAGAAAGGAGCGTTCAGCTGATACCTTCCGGCGAAGGCGCTGGAGGCGTAAAATGGGGCCAGAGGACCTGTTAGGAGCGTCCGCGATCTTCAAACTGGAGGGGGCGCTGGTGAGCAAAAGgataagaaatgttttattctgatTTGAGGATCTATGGCTCTAATATcagaatgaaacacatgagTCAGAGATAACGAGTTTGAATAGAAGCCTGAACCGGATCTGAGCTCTGAGTCAACAAATATTGACCTATGTGTTAAATAACTTTTGCTTCCTCTGCAGGGCGTTGATACCGAGGAGAAAGACTCCAAGTCAGACGTCGCCAAGCTGTTTGGTGCCAACACGCCCACTGTGTCCTGCTCCTTTGACAGTGAGCTTTGCATGTAGTATGACATATGAATAAtcgcacaaacaaacaaatagacaTAAATATATTCAACTGAATATTTTGTTCCCGCAGGGCCACACTTGTACCATCTCCGTGTCTACGTCTATCAGGCTCAGAACTTGACATCTATGGACAAAGACAGTTTTTCTGGTAGAATCCGACCTAAAATCTGAGATGAGTGTTGATGCAAAAATAGCTGCTAATGATGTGAAAGATGACTCTGTaactatgtgtgttttttcctctgcagATCCGTATGCACACGTCTCCTTCCTGCACTTCAGTAAGACGACAGAGAAGCTGAAGGCTACCCTGAACCCGACCTGGGACCAGACTCTGATCTTCAGTGATGTGGAGATTTACGGAGACCCTCGGAACATCGCACAGCGCCCCCCTGATGTGGTTCTGGAGTTCTACGACAACGACCAAGTTGTACGTTTTATAGATATATTATTGTTAGTGATTTTTGTACAAAACATGGTGACGTTCAAATGAAATTTCACAGTGGTGAACAATTGGTTCCTATTGTCCACACACTATATCATTGCAGCATATGATTACTGTGGATAATTACAGATAATAGCTACAGGGAAAAACTAAGTGAGACTTATTTCCCCATAGAAACTACaatgtttgaaataaacaacCACTTTGTTTTGAGAGCGACGGACATGTTCTGTTCTCTCCAGGGGAAGGATGAGCTGCTGGGCCGCAGTGTTTGCACTCCAATGGTGAAGCTGAATGCCTCCATCGATCAGACTCCTAAACTCCTATGGTACCCCATCATCCAGAAAGGTCAAAAGGCAGGAAAGGCCCTGCTGGCTGCAGAGCTCATCCTCAAAGACAAGGTTTGTGGAAAAAGTAATTGAGATATGGCAACTTTACAGTATTTTAAACACGGCATATAATCTCTAGGATTGAAGTTGTTAGACATTTTAGAATTAAAGtaacttttaaaaacagttgAAGCTCAGCCTTCTCTATTATTGGCCAGATCTCCTTGGTAAGAGATATTTCATGTCAATGGTTAAGAATTTGAATTTGATATTTGAATgtgattcagaaaaaaaaaactatcctccctctcctgtttTTAGTCGGGCGAGTCCAACCTTCCTCTGCTTCCCTCAAAAAGGGCGGAGAACCTCTACATGGTTCCTCAGGGCATCCGGCCTGTGGTGCAGCTCACGGCTGTAGAGGTAATACACAACCTTTACACTCTGTCACTCTGACGTACATAATTATACTAAGATCTTACATTACCtatgtttgtctctctgtgtttagaTCCTGGCATGGGGCCTGAGGAACATGAAGCCATACCAGCTGGCCTCCATTTCCTCCCCCAGCCTGGTGGTGGAATGTGGGGGGGAGAGGGTGCAGTCTGTCGTGATCAAGAACATGAAGAGGAGCCCAAACTTCCCGGGATCTGTCCTCTTCATGAAAGTGGTAATGGCATggtgttatttgttttaatggtgTGAAGAAATGCTCACATCGTGCGTTTTCACAAAACATAATTTCCATCCAGCTCCTACCAAAGGAGGAGATGTACACCCCGCCCATCGTGCTGAAGGTGATCGACCACCGTCCGTTTGGCAGGACGCCGGTGGTGGGGCAGTGCACCATCACCAGTTTGGAGCAGTTCAGATGTGACCCGTACGTCATCACTGCAGAGGGAGCCATGTCTTCCAAAAGTAAGGAGGTATccaacacacaaatacaattcaGGCAGAAAGACTTGATCTATTGTTGTCCTCTCACTGTTTCCAGTGGCTCTGATGGCTTCTCCTTCCGGTCATCTCGCTATTAACATGGAGGAGAGCAGACCACTGCTGGAAACTCAGGTAAACTCAAACACTGTACAGCAACATATTCTCATGTTGTCTGTAAGTCGTTTCTgtaatttctttcctttttgtcaCTAAAAAGTGCAAAATTTGACTTTGGTCAAATTTGACAAACTTGATTGCTCTGGCTTACAGTTCATGTACAGCATGTCAGCTGCTGTGAACAAAATGGCTTCCCCTACATCCcattttgtatgtattgttACTTATTAGAGCTTTCTAAATTCACAAGGCTGGGCACCAATGATACCGTAAGGCTGAGATCACTTAATCTGCACGAAAATTGCCTCAATATAATATCACAGTGCCATTAATCTGCCTGTGAATTGTCACAAATGCTGGAATTGCACTTAATTTGTCACTAATTTAATGAGCACATTTAATCCTTTTTTCCCTGCAAGGGCGTAACGTACTCCAAATGGGTCATGAAGCAAATTACATCAACAGGCGTCGCATAGAAGTGACTTTGATCATCAAACCATAACAGTACAAGTACAGTTTCCAATATTATACTTCAAGCAAACACTGGAAAATGTTGCAAAATTTGCGTATTTAGTTTTTGAGTTACTAATATCACACTCTAAAGTCTCTAATGAAATATCAATACTGCCAGTAGCCAGTTTATTAAGCAAAGAATAATTGAAAGCATAATTATTCCCACTGGCAATTATCGGGTATGAGCACCATGGATGgggaacatttttgttttgtttttatacttatttattGTGTAAATGAATGAGCTCCACAGGGACAAGCTAGCTCTTTATGCTAAGACAAGCTAACTAGCTGTTGGCAGTTTCCATTTTAGTCCGTCATGAAAGTAATATCAATCTCCTCCTggataaaaaggaaataagcaaaacaaatatactacCCACGGTGCCTCTTTGCAAGAATAGAGACAGTTGGAGACATATTGGAGTTGCACGTTCTGCCCCTCTCTTTGTTACGCCcttgttttcagattttctttcaatTGTGAAATTGCAAAGGGGATCTCCTTATCAACCTTTCCTTCACTGTTCGTCTTGTCAATAATTGTAGCGTATTGTGCGTgctatttgtatgtgtttttgtatttatgtcactgttgtatgtttttgtgaCTTGTCCTCTGTTTTGTGTCACCTCGCGTCCTCTTTCTCCAAAGCTTGTAGAGAAGgtgagagtaaaaaaaaaaaagaagatatctGAGATTTCAAATTCTTATACCAAATGCATATAACTATATATTTCAAGTTTCGTTCGGCATTTCAATGTTCAGGAAAAGGAGACCGTAGATTGGTGGAGTAAATTCTACGCTTCCACTGGAGACCAGCAGAAATGCGGCCCGTACCTCAAAAAAGGATACGACATGCTCAAAGTAAGTCCGATTTTTTTGCTTCCCACACTAGATGATTATTTCTTACTCAggcaaaaacacaactttaagtATTAAAGATTACttaagtgtgtctttgtgtcctCAGGTGTATGACTGCGAGCTGGAGGACGTCCCAGAGTTCAAAGGGCTGACTGACTTTTGCTGCACCTTCAAACTGCTGAGGGGCAAAAATGAAAATGGGGATGATGACCCCTCTGTGGTTGGAGAGTTTAAGGTAGTTCACTTCATAAAATCAATCCAATGTTTAGCTTTACTATTGGAGAGAAATAAGAAAGTCAACTTATAAAATGAGCTGAATCTCCTCCGCACAGGACCAAACCCAGTTCCGGAAGATGtagtttgattgatttttaaatggGCTTGAATGAGTCGCTTGTCCATAGTTTGTAATACCTACAGTAGACGTCAGTTTATAGGTCCCTAGTATGCATAAGGAGTAAGGAGCAACCCAAAAAAAGACCTCATAAAACTTCCCTCTAAACATCTTGTCcatccctttttaaatgtgcgTGTTCTTGTACCTGCAGGGTTCATTCAAGGTGTACCCTCTGTCAGATGACCCTGGTGTTGCCCCCCCTCCGCGTCAGTTCAGAGAGCTGCCAGAGAGCGGACCTCAGGAGTGTCTGGTCCGGATTTACGTGGTCCGGGCCATCGACCTGCAGCCCAAAGACAATAATGGCAGAGTGggaatacatttatatttcaagaAATAAAATCTGCATATATTACGTGGCCCAGTTGGAAACTTCTGCTTGAACTTGTGTCTCTTGCTTAGTGTGACCCGTACATAAAGATCTCTCTGGGAAAGAACACGATTGACGACAGAGACCATTACCTACCCAACACCACCACCCCTGTGTTTGGAAGGTAAAGGCTAttggacacattttaaacaaagactACCGATAAGAGTAAATTCAGCGTACGCTCTCAAACAATCCCTTTGTTTTGTTCAGGATGTTTGAGATGACGTGTTTCCTGCCCCAGGATAAAGACCTGAAAATCTCCGTCTATGACTACGATCTCCTGACCCGCGACGAGAAGGTCGGCGAGTCCGTGATTGACCTGGAGAACCGCTTCCTGTCCCGATATAACTCCTACTGCGGCCTGCCACAAACATACTGCATGTAAGGAAACGCCTCACAGTTTAGAATAACATCTTAAAAACCTACAATCAGTATCCTTACTTTCTACTGTTTGCGTCTCAGTTCTGGTATCAACAAGTGGCGGGACCAGATGAAGCCGTCATTGATTCTGGAGAACCTGGCTCGAATGAAGGGCCTGTCCAAACCCAGGACCGAAGACAACGGCACATCACTCGTCTTCAATGGAAAGAATACACTCTGGCTGAGTTTGGTAAGTTCAATGCTCTCTcaataaagatatatttatgCTAAATTACTTTTGACCCAGCATTAGACCCGGTAGGCACACATTCTCTAACCCTGACCTTTTTGTAATTCTTATTTCCACCACAAGAGGGTGCAGTTAAACAATTTTCCATGTattctctcctgtgtttttgacctaaaaacagatttaaatctAATCAAAAGGTGCATGCATTTTACGAAATATGTTCcttgtgtttaaaatacatgGAGAAAATTAAACTTGCctggaaaaatacaaaaggatTTAAGCCCCATGTTTATTTCTTGGGGCGTCCATAGGTTGCTAGactgtttcctttttcctgcaTCTAATTTGACTAGGCATAATTAAACATAAGCCTAATCAAGctgttgcatttctttttgaCATCCagagaacacaaaggaaatcCACGAACACTTGGGTCCGTCCCGAGAGCGCCTCTGTCTGCACGTGCTCAGAAAACAGGGACTCGTCCCCGAACACGTGGAGACCCGGACCCTCTACAGCACCTTCCAGCCCAACATCTCCCAGGTTAGATTTCCCAGCTAAGGTCTACGTGTCCACATCCACCCTGATGCAGCTATTTTGTAAATCTGTTTATGTGTTCATTCAGGGAAAGCTGCAGATGTGGGTGGATGTTTTCCCCAAAAGCATCGGACCCCCTGGACCTCCCTTTGACATCACACCACGCAAACCTAAGAAGTAAGCTCTTCTCTTTAACCTCTTTGGTGCTTTATCACTGGTCTCATTGAAAAGCCACCGAGTTATTAAAGTTCACTGTGTTTGGATGATCAGGTATTTCCTGCGCGCCGTCATCTGGAACACCACAGACGTGACTTTAGATGAGGCCAGCATCACAGGAGAGCACATGAGTGACATCTATGTCAAAGGGTATGGCTGATAAATCCTTCAAATGAACTTCCTGGCagtaatatattacatttggctttgtttattgcatttgtgacatttttactcTGAAACTATGGATCTAATGCTGCTTTCATTCTTTCACTGTGTTCACATTTTCAGGGAGTTACCCGGGAGCTGTTGAACAGTGAATGCTCACTACGTTTGTTCCCTTTTGCAGATGGATGCCAGGCATGGAGGATGACAAGCAGAAGACAGACGTCCACTACCGGTCTCTGGACGGAGACGGAAACTTCAACTGGAGGTTCGTGTTTGAGTTTGAGTATCTGCCGGCTGAACAACTCTGCCTCGTGTCCAAGAAGGTGAGGCTGATCTGGACTGACAATCTATTGATGAAGGTTTTTCAAAAGGTAGATGGTAAAATATCCTTTATATTGTACAACAGGAGCGCTTCTGGAGTCTCGACAAAACAGAGTTCAGGACTCCCCCCAAGCTGATCGTTCAGATATGGGATAACGACAAATTCTCATTGGACGATTACCTGGGTGAGACACATTTGAACTTAGACAAAGAGTGTTTGATTTACCTACACACCACCTTTACACAACCTGACCATAGCGTAATACTCTGTGATCTCAGGCACGCTGGAGCTGGATCTGCGTAATCTGGTGCCTCCCGGGAAGACTCCAGAGAAATGCTCTCTGAAGATGATGGAGGATCAGGAAATGGGAGCTCCAGTCAAGAAGGAGAACGCCAAGTGTCTGTTTTCCCAGCAGTCCGTCAGAGGCTGGTGGCCATGCTCCATCGAACAGGATGGACAGAAGGTCCTGGGTGTAAGTGTGATTTAAAAGTACACCTAGAGGTAGATGTAGAAAGCTTCCTGCTGGAATTTTAGAAATTCACATTAAGGACACTGTTGGCTTGCATGCTTTAGTTTTAGCCCCACATTTTGCGTTTcatatataataaaaagaaagctgTTTATATGTTTCCTTTAGAAGTTTGACAAATAGATTTTAATACTCAGAGATCCTCATTGTCATCATCTTGTGTTGTGCTTACAGGGCAAAGTGGAGATGACTCTGGAGATCGTAGGGGAAACAGAAGTAGATGAAAAACCTGCAGGAAAAGGCCGGGACGACCCCAACATGAACCCAAAACTGGACCCTCCCAAGTAAGAACCCACCCTGTGAAGCAATACCCCATTTTACAATCTGCATATTAACTCTATAAAAACTTAGCACAAGGAAAAGTGTACGTAGTTTTGCAGGTAAGATAAACAGATGCATTAtcttgcttttctctgtttcctcgTGTTGTTTGAGGCTCTCTGTAAATTCCCCCCGTTGTTGATATCACAAGGGATTATTTTATCTCATCAGGCGCCCGGAAACCTCCTTCTTTTGGTTCACAAACCCATGCAAGACCATGAAGTTCATCGTGTGGCGGCGGTTCAGGTGCCTCTTCATCGGACTCCTCATCCTCGTCATAGTGCTGCTCTTCATCGGCATCCTGTTGTACTCGTTACCGGTAAGAATCCACGAGAGCGTGCGGATAGCCTTTATGATTTATTCTAGAGAGAAACTGGGActaaattattttcctttttccagaACTACATCGCAATGAAGTTAGTGAAACCGCAGCAATAACCCGACAATGGAGGCGGAGAAATGGAACTGGAAAATGGTCTACAGGAGGATCACATCGCTGCCAAACCCTGTCGATATCTTTTTATTGCCTATAGTATTTTATAAAGGTCTAAATGGGGAAGGGGTGCTTGCACTTTTGCACTTACGTTATCTTATCATGAACACGTGTACACCGCTCAACTGTGACAGACTTGTGAGCAATACAAGCTGCTTTTATCAGACACTGGGAAAACAGAAGCCCCTGTACGCTTTAGTGCAATACAACCGTCCTAATTCCACTTCAAATGTTAAGAGATTCACTTATTGGATTTTAGATAGAGTGGTTGTGTTGTAGGGTGTCACTGATGGTGTGTTAATGAggggataaataaataactattaCAAAAAGATAGTCTTTATTAGGACTGCTGTTCTTTATTGCATTACTCTGTACAAGGGTTTCTATTTTCTGCCTtctgaaatgtcaaaaacaatgTAAGACTTAAGTCACCAACAGCCATAAGTGTCTGTCTTTTTGTATATTAAATTGTCACAggtctttttaattaaatatattaaaaatgttcttcaaacggtgttggtttttgttttatcagcAGTAAACACGGTTTATGAAATAAAAGACTCAACACAAAACAGATAAGGTTTAACGGGTTTTAAACGGGTAAAAATGTACATGACATTTAACATTCAAATATGTACAGCAAAAGAAATGTGTATTAAGTCATGGCTGGGTTTATTCTTCCCGTTTGCATTGCTGCTGCAGGAACGCCTCCACCTCCCCTCTGCGCGCCAGGCTGTTAGCTTTTCCTTGGAAACGTCCATTTTTTCCTGCTCCCTTCCCTTGGAGCATCTCTAGCACCCTGAAGAGCACAGGAAATTCATATCTTACCCACCTACGATTAATTATCTAAAGCAGCGGCTACATAATATGTGCAGTGTCTCTTACCGTGGTCCCATCTCAGCCACTCGTTCACTGGGTCCAGCCAGTAGAAACAGACCCGGGCCCTTCTCCTCTCCAACGGTCAGGAAAACCAAAGTTCCCTGAGAGCAGACGATTCATGcttaacaaaaatatataacgGATAAAACCATGCCGTAAGCAGGTCACAGGTTACATACCTCAGTGGTTAATTCATTGGCAATGATGTTCATGAATTCATTGTCACCCTCTTTTCTGTGGATAGAGAGAGAAGtcgtttttttctgaaatgcaaATATCCGCATGTGCTTTAAATGCTGACCTACAAACAAGCTGGCCCTGAGAGGCAACGGAAAAAAAAGCTTATCTATTATTCAAAATTAACTAAGCAAAACAATAAACTCTAAAAGTTccaaacatttgaacatttctttgttgtaGGTCTTTGATTTTGGCAGGTGCATCTCAAACTCATGTAATAAATTggacaaaacatttgttttttctaagtTAATTTGAGTTATGCAGCgttaatgtaaataatgaatgtctttcttttggctacaaatgtatttaaatagcTAATCTGCTGCTTTTATTCCCATGCAGAACACGGGGTACTGGTGCACCtcagcctcttgtggccaaAATAAGTATTACAGAAACCACTTAATAAAAAGGACCCTGATAACTGGGAACCTGTCAAGAAATGTATGTATGGATTTCTCCCCTCACTTCCTTTACCAAGCCAATCAACTTGAACAGGTTCGATCGCCTCTTACTTGTGCAAGCTGAAGAAGTTTCCTCTCTGGGGGTCGTTCTTAAAGTTCTGAGTGATGAGCACCGCCATGTCTCGAAGCAAGCTCAGGTTAGTCTGACCAAAACATTTTGATGACTGTTAGGGAGTGTGTGTTCAACGTTTTGTATTGCAGCATACGTATGATACAGAAAAATGGCAAAATCCTCATGAAAAATAGGTCTCTTACTTTCTGTAGCATCTTAACAGACTTCTGCAACTTGTCAACGGCCTCTACGTGCTCATCAGGTCCGGTCCTGTTGAACAAGCATTTCGTTTTTCAAACTTAGTGaataaattcaacataaaaGACATTATATTTTGATAATTCAGACTCACTTCAGGAGAGAAACCAGCGATCGCTCTGTGCCGTAGCTTTTCTCTGCATACTTCAACACCCTGTTTCCTGTCAGGAAGATCaggttggttttgtttttctttcctttctcagtTCCCAGCAGCTTTATTACCTAAAATTTAGATAAAGAGAAATGTTAGAAATAGGAATAATGTTATGTACAAGTCAGATGATGCACATGTTAGTCCAAGTGTGTCTAAAATGTAACCTGTAAGTGACTGAGGTTGGACACATGGGTTCCACAGCACATGTTAGCATCGACGCCTTCGATATCAATGATCCGAATCGGCCCAGCATGATCGTCTGGCAGCCCCCGACTCCTCACCTAGTTAACACACAACtcatgtaacatttatttttctaaaccatgctgtaaataaaacagataaaatgAGTTGAAAACATGTCTAAAATGTGGGTTAATTGCACAGTATTCAGACTGTATTTTAGCACTACTTAACCTCAGTAACTTGTACCTTTTCCACAGCAGGATCATCTATAGAGAGAAGCTGAACAGTGACCGGGACGTGGACTCTGATCTTTTCGTTTACGGCTTCCTCCAGGGCCTGCAGCTGGGCAGGCTTCACCGAGGGAGTGTCCAGCTCTATGGTGCTTCTCTGACGTCCCAGTTCCctgtaaaaacaacagagaaaagaaGTCAAATGACATACTTTAATGTAACAAGGAAGTAATCTGTGCAGAGGTTATGTACCAGGAGGTGGTCTTGTATCCAAACATGTTATCGGCCAAAGCTGTGATCACATGTTGACCTGAGAGTAAGGAAGAAAACAGTAACTTAGAGCAAgtatgcaataa carries:
- the LOC134870580 gene encoding alanyl-tRNA editing protein Aarsd1-like isoform X2, which produces MSKSKIVRPEESQPARALWYDRKKYVTVNFMVHKPKDVQVDIQPDKMILYCKNDTDDVFYNELPFYEKVQICDSREKVYDRSINILLRKLKPDYSWPHLQKDPAKPSWISVDFDNWRDWENEEEDGKEEYERYVDMIQEMASGNKGEAPDMGDLSDFVTSVVSCCPAELKHEVNGKKETLKGFNVKLQDTILFPEGGGQPDDHGLIGDVPVVRVTRQGAEAVHFVSSPLEEGQEVQVKVDWERRFDHMQQHSGQHVITALADNMFGYKTTSWELGRQRSTIELDTPSVKPAQLQALEEAVNEKIRVHVPVTVQLLSIDDPAVEKVRSRGLPDDHAGPIRIIDIEGVDANMCCGTHVSNLSHLQVIKLLGTEKGKKNKTNLIFLTGNRVLKYAEKSYGTERSLVSLLKTGPDEHVEAVDKLQKSVKMLQKTNLSLLRDMAVLITQNFKNDPQRGNFFSLHKKEGDNEFMNIIANELTTEGTLVFLTVGEEKGPGLFLLAGPSERVAEMGPRVLEMLQGKGAGKNGRFQGKANSLARRGEVEAFLQQQCKREE